In a genomic window of Candidatus Neptunochlamydia vexilliferae:
- a CDS encoding conjugal transfer protein TraH: MKKLLLLSMLCLTPFLPAKEKKSLSGKIQEFFDQTNTPANITEADTFYDDVIGVNFIGGSGFVRTQVSDINPVHISLPKINVGCGGIDYTMGALNIVSKEEMVKTLKNIAKNAGTHAFLLALETTSPLVAGTLAKIQHWSNQLNAININSCEIGSSLVQGIWPRSEEATRYICSQTGSKEGLFSGMIEARHGCRDRADNMTTAALNHAKKEGALIENYNLAWEVIKDLNITDPTVRNLYLNISGTILKQQNTLEFFPSKAEAALDVLMNGGELHNAYLFGKVERNLPMSVYKNHTIQVSSGHSEKDRIWTLLRTLQSKILKEGLEDPEPLTEKEKEMITSTQFPISSLMVLMGQWEGKNVEKHLSLRQCAEIIAFERVTNYVEEIVKTLILRTEAIQSKQIEQESFETFKKGLEQTLTRIERLKSDNYRKMSEKQKMIQFLMDIERNLRDRPGANL; the protein is encoded by the coding sequence ATGAAAAAACTCCTACTCCTTTCCATGCTTTGTCTCACCCCTTTCTTGCCCGCCAAAGAAAAAAAGAGCCTCTCAGGAAAAATCCAAGAATTTTTCGACCAAACCAACACCCCCGCCAATATCACCGAAGCAGACACCTTTTATGACGATGTCATCGGCGTCAACTTCATCGGAGGTTCAGGATTTGTCCGCACCCAAGTATCCGACATCAACCCCGTCCACATCTCCCTTCCCAAAATCAACGTCGGCTGCGGAGGCATCGACTACACCATGGGAGCCCTCAACATCGTCAGCAAAGAAGAAATGGTCAAAACCCTCAAAAACATCGCCAAAAATGCCGGAACCCACGCCTTCCTCCTCGCTTTAGAAACCACCTCCCCCCTCGTCGCAGGAACCCTAGCAAAAATCCAACACTGGTCCAACCAGCTCAACGCCATCAACATCAACTCCTGCGAAATCGGCTCAAGCCTCGTTCAAGGAATCTGGCCAAGGTCAGAAGAAGCCACCCGCTATATCTGCTCCCAAACAGGCTCCAAAGAAGGACTCTTCTCCGGGATGATCGAAGCCCGCCACGGATGTCGTGACCGCGCAGACAACATGACAACCGCTGCCCTTAACCACGCCAAAAAAGAAGGAGCCCTCATCGAAAACTACAACCTCGCCTGGGAAGTCATCAAAGACCTCAACATCACCGACCCCACCGTCCGCAACCTCTACCTCAACATCAGCGGAACCATCCTCAAACAACAAAACACCCTCGAATTCTTCCCTTCCAAAGCCGAAGCCGCCCTCGACGTCCTCATGAACGGAGGAGAACTCCATAATGCCTATCTCTTCGGCAAAGTCGAGAGAAACCTCCCCATGTCTGTCTACAAAAACCACACAATCCAAGTCTCTTCTGGCCACTCTGAAAAAGACCGCATCTGGACCCTTCTCCGTACCCTCCAGTCAAAAATCCTCAAAGAAGGACTCGAAGATCCCGAACCCCTAACCGAGAAAGAAAAAGAGATGATCACAAGCACTCAATTCCCCATCTCCTCCCTCATGGTTCTCATGGGGCAGTGGGAAGGAAAAAACGTTGAAAAACACCTCTCCTTAAGACAATGCGCAGAGATTATTGCCTTCGAAAGAGTCACCAACTACGTTGAAGAGATCGTCAAAACACTGATTCTCAGAACAGAGGCCATCCAATCAAAACAAATCGAACAGGAATCCTTCGAAACCTTCAAAAAAGGACTCGAACAAACACTCACTCGCATCG
- a CDS encoding conjugal transfer protein TraF: MKKTSTLKRLTTPKTLLLSLLSITFILSNSIHAGFYEEEEIQGFYFFEDPKMQPTTPKPQTPEEAAEILTEQKKELYALRCLAILTPTEDNLIRYIQKQNQIIDQASHFAKKWQYLLLDLPELGEGIGASTSTIGIEVHKKAEAAQKLQTLESLQKNFFLLLFAEGEDPYSEAAAHILKQFSAVTQWQVRVVSTNGLPTKAFPNPQKNQGLAEKFGIKKSPTFFIVNPETKEGYPVGIGVLSVPELIEHIYSQAKRHQLEENP, translated from the coding sequence ATGAAAAAAACCTCCACCCTTAAAAGGCTTACCACGCCTAAGACCCTTTTGCTTAGCCTACTCTCAATAACCTTTATCCTTTCCAACTCAATCCACGCAGGATTTTACGAAGAAGAAGAGATCCAAGGGTTTTACTTCTTCGAAGACCCCAAAATGCAACCAACAACCCCAAAACCCCAAACCCCCGAAGAAGCTGCAGAAATCCTTACCGAACAAAAAAAAGAGCTCTACGCCCTCCGCTGCCTAGCGATCCTCACCCCCACAGAAGACAACCTCATCCGTTACATCCAAAAACAAAACCAAATAATCGATCAAGCAAGCCACTTTGCCAAAAAATGGCAATACCTCCTCCTCGACCTCCCCGAACTAGGAGAAGGGATAGGAGCCAGCACCTCAACAATCGGAATTGAAGTCCATAAAAAAGCCGAAGCAGCCCAAAAACTCCAAACCCTCGAGAGCTTACAAAAAAACTTCTTCCTCCTCCTTTTTGCAGAAGGAGAAGACCCCTACTCAGAAGCCGCCGCCCATATCCTAAAGCAATTCAGCGCAGTCACCCAGTGGCAGGTAAGAGTCGTCTCTACCAATGGCCTTCCCACAAAAGCCTTTCCCAACCCCCAAAAAAACCAAGGACTCGCAGAAAAATTTGGCATCAAAAAAAGCCCCACCTTCTTCATCGTCAACCCCGAAACCAAAGAAGGATACCCCGTAGGAATAGGAGTTCTCTCCGTTCCAGAGCTCATCGAACATATCTATAGCCAAGCAAAAAGACACCAACTCGAGGAAAACCCATGA